A single window of Caldimicrobium thiodismutans DNA harbors:
- a CDS encoding winged helix-turn-helix transcriptional regulator, which produces MKTLLECKWALQILKYLAEGPKRPSELLRIISGISERILFDRLRALEREGIIYKKSSSGYPLRTLYYLDHGAGLDELISLISKVSENTLFLKVLSSKWMIPILKALKDPAPPKELLIRFRNLSQKVLYENLKVMVEIGLIERKVIPSIPVKVVYQLSREGEKILPALLKAKSIILSTGKRRSPGP; this is translated from the coding sequence ATGAAAACTTTATTGGAGTGTAAATGGGCCCTCCAGATTTTAAAATATTTAGCGGAGGGCCCAAAAAGGCCCTCAGAGCTCTTAAGAATTATTTCTGGCATCTCCGAAAGGATTTTATTTGACAGATTAAGAGCTCTTGAAAGAGAAGGAATTATTTATAAAAAATCTTCTTCAGGATATCCTTTAAGAACTTTATATTATCTTGATCATGGAGCAGGGTTAGATGAATTAATTTCATTAATTTCTAAAGTATCGGAAAATACTCTTTTTCTTAAAGTTCTTTCTTCAAAATGGATGATTCCTATCCTAAAAGCCTTAAAGGACCCGGCCCCACCAAAGGAGCTATTAATAAGGTTTCGAAATTTATCTCAGAAAGTTTTATATGAAAATCTTAAGGTTATGGTAGAAATAGGACTTATTGAAAGGAAAGTAATTCCCTCAATTCCTGTTAAGGTGGTTTATCAGTTGAGTAGAGAGGGGGAGAAGATTCTCCCCGCCCTTTTAAAAGCTAAAAGTATTATTCTTTCCACAGGGAAAAGACGAAGTCCTGGTCCTTAA
- a CDS encoding cytochrome P460 family protein produces the protein MKRAILTIFALILGFPFLTNASGERKDFYKYWYHVKSMVIFDKKHPLYDPFFGIHHVYINKKGLKTVQNQGKRTFPEGTKIAIVFYNHKEDQGAFVEGEKRLEAYMIKNSKKYKNTDGWGYFAYDAKGNPIVKDMKVDCHNCHSQVKDQDFVFSLWKE, from the coding sequence ATGAAAAGAGCCATTTTAACCATTTTTGCTCTTATTTTAGGTTTTCCCTTTCTAACTAATGCCAGTGGTGAAAGAAAAGATTTTTATAAATATTGGTATCATGTGAAAAGCATGGTTATCTTTGATAAAAAACACCCTCTCTATGACCCTTTCTTCGGTATCCATCATGTTTATATTAACAAAAAAGGGCTCAAAACCGTACAAAATCAGGGAAAAAGAACTTTTCCAGAGGGCACAAAAATCGCAATAGTATTTTACAATCATAAAGAAGATCAAGGAGCTTTTGTTGAAGGGGAAAAGAGATTAGAGGCTTATATGATAAAAAATTCTAAGAAATATAAAAATACTGATGGGTGGGGTTATTTTGCTTATGATGCCAAGGGAAACCCTATAGTTAAAGATATGAAAGTAGATTGCCATAACTGTCATTCTCAGGTTAAGGACCAGGACTTCGTCTTTTCCCTGTGGAAAGAATAA
- a CDS encoding 2-oxoacid:ferredoxin oxidoreductase subunit beta codes for MASLKDFKGLTPAWCPGCGNFAILKAFNEAMVELNINPHEIVIVSGIGQAGKFPHYTRCNTFNGLHGRTLPVATGIKLVNPNLKVIAVAGDGDCYGEGGNHLIHAIRRNVDIKLFVHNNQIYGLTKGQASPTSTKGMKTKTQPFGVISEPLNSLLLAIALDCSFVARGYAGKVEHLKSLIKEAILHKGFALLDILQPCVTFNKINTYEWYNQRVYFLDSFYDPTNKVLAFEKAMEWGDKIPLGILYKKEKNSFEEQIPVLKNGPLFERPYYLEKVKNLLEKFK; via the coding sequence GTGGCCTCATTAAAGGATTTTAAAGGTTTAACTCCAGCCTGGTGTCCGGGTTGTGGGAATTTTGCTATTCTTAAAGCCTTTAACGAGGCCATGGTAGAATTAAATATTAATCCACACGAAATAGTCATAGTTTCAGGAATTGGACAGGCAGGTAAATTCCCACACTATACGAGATGCAATACCTTTAATGGCCTTCACGGTAGAACCCTACCTGTAGCAACAGGAATAAAGCTTGTCAATCCAAACTTAAAGGTCATAGCAGTTGCTGGAGATGGAGACTGTTATGGAGAAGGAGGAAACCATCTAATTCATGCTATTAGAAGAAATGTAGATATCAAACTCTTTGTGCACAATAATCAGATCTATGGATTAACCAAGGGCCAGGCCTCTCCTACTTCCACAAAGGGAATGAAAACTAAAACTCAACCCTTTGGAGTGATTTCAGAGCCTTTAAATTCTTTACTTTTAGCCATTGCCCTTGACTGCTCCTTTGTGGCAAGAGGCTATGCGGGGAAGGTGGAACATCTTAAAAGCCTTATAAAAGAGGCTATCCTTCATAAAGGATTTGCTTTACTTGATATTCTGCAACCCTGTGTGACCTTCAATAAGATTAACACCTATGAATGGTATAACCAACGGGTCTATTTCCTCGACTCTTTTTATGACCCAACTAATAAAGTCCTTGCCTTTGAAAAAGCCATGGAATGGGGAGATAAAATTCCTCTTGGTATTCTTTACAAAAAAGAAAAAAACTCTTTTGAGGAGCAAATCCCAGTCCTTAAAAATGGTCCTCTCTTTGAAAGACCCTATTATTTAGAAAAAGTTAAAAACCTGCTAGAAAAATTCAAATAA
- a CDS encoding 2-oxoacid:acceptor oxidoreductase subunit alpha, producing MDYSIKIGGEAGQGIQTIGDLLAHIFSKAGYYVFTHQDYESRIRGGHNFYQIRFSDKPVSASKRKIHLLLALDKESIPLHFEELDSTGQVLYDSSHLKDKFEDPRFLDVPLFEIARTKGGSPITANTVAVGAVIGMLGMSPEIMYDLLKKTFYKKGKEVLEANLRAAEEGYNYAKEKCLACNFSLASFSESKYLITGTEAIGIGALSANVKFYAAYPMTPSTGIFNFIAEHAEEFNIMVEQAEDEIAAINMIIGASYAGVRSMTGTSGGGFALMVEGLALAGMTETPIVIVLAQRPGPATGLPTRTEQGDLLFALFSGHGEFPKIVFAPGTPEQALHLTNKAFDLAEKYQVISIILIDQYLADSQWSYSKIDTSRLIYKNYRLTGEELQKIEVYKRHLFTETGISPLGIPGTSTHLIITDSDEHDEEGHLIEDAEIRKKMVEKRLFKKLSLIKKEISQPLFYGAEDPEIVLICWGSLYGIVKEVVDILKKDHPVCMLHFSEIYPFSEDKTWQRLLEKAKLVINIEQNATSQFARLLKMETGLTIKHHINKYDGRPFLIEEMEEKIRGLIKGF from the coding sequence ATGGATTATTCTATAAAAATTGGTGGAGAAGCTGGTCAAGGGATACAGACCATCGGAGATCTTTTAGCTCACATTTTTTCTAAAGCAGGCTATTATGTTTTTACCCATCAGGATTATGAATCACGCATAAGAGGAGGGCATAACTTTTATCAGATCAGATTTTCTGATAAACCGGTAAGTGCCTCAAAAAGAAAGATTCATCTTCTTCTTGCCCTTGACAAGGAAAGCATTCCTCTTCATTTTGAAGAACTTGATTCCACAGGCCAAGTTCTCTACGATTCTTCCCATCTTAAAGATAAATTTGAAGACCCAAGATTTCTTGATGTTCCTCTTTTTGAGATTGCCAGAACAAAAGGCGGCTCTCCAATTACTGCTAATACTGTGGCTGTAGGGGCTGTAATAGGAATGCTTGGGATGTCTCCTGAGATTATGTATGATCTTTTAAAGAAAACCTTTTACAAAAAAGGAAAAGAAGTCCTTGAGGCCAACTTAAGGGCAGCTGAGGAAGGCTATAACTATGCCAAAGAAAAATGTTTAGCCTGTAATTTTTCTTTGGCTTCCTTTAGTGAAAGCAAATATTTAATCACTGGAACAGAAGCTATTGGAATTGGAGCTCTTTCAGCCAATGTAAAATTCTATGCGGCCTATCCCATGACCCCTTCAACGGGAATTTTCAATTTTATTGCAGAACATGCTGAAGAGTTTAATATCATGGTAGAGCAAGCTGAAGATGAAATTGCTGCCATTAATATGATTATTGGCGCTTCCTATGCTGGGGTTAGATCCATGACAGGAACTTCTGGGGGAGGATTTGCTTTAATGGTTGAGGGTTTAGCCTTGGCTGGCATGACAGAGACCCCTATAGTAATTGTTCTTGCTCAAAGACCAGGCCCTGCAACAGGTCTTCCCACAAGAACTGAACAAGGCGATCTTTTATTTGCTCTCTTTTCAGGGCATGGAGAATTTCCAAAAATTGTTTTTGCTCCAGGCACCCCTGAACAGGCTCTCCACCTAACAAATAAGGCTTTTGATCTTGCAGAAAAGTATCAAGTGATCTCTATCATCCTGATAGATCAGTATCTGGCAGATTCTCAATGGAGTTATTCAAAAATAGATACCTCCAGATTGATTTATAAGAATTACCGATTGACCGGTGAAGAGCTTCAAAAAATAGAGGTTTATAAAAGACACCTTTTTACAGAAACAGGAATTTCTCCTCTTGGAATACCTGGAACATCAACTCATTTAATTATTACTGACAGCGATGAACATGATGAAGAAGGCCACTTGATAGAGGATGCAGAAATCCGAAAAAAGATGGTTGAAAAAAGACTTTTCAAAAAACTTTCTTTAATCAAAAAGGAAATTTCCCAACCCCTTTTTTATGGAGCAGAGGACCCTGAGATTGTTTTGATATGCTGGGGTTCCCTATACGGAATAGTTAAAGAGGTAGTAGATATTCTTAAGAAGGACCACCCTGTTTGCATGCTTCATTTCAGTGAGATCTATCCCTTTTCAGAGGATAAAACCTGGCAAAGACTTCTTGAAAAAGCCAAATTGGTAATAAACATTGAGCAGAATGCAACCAGTCAGTTTGCAAGGCTTTTAAAAATGGAAACCGGCCTTACAATTAAACATCATATTAACAAATATGATGGAAGACCCTTTCTGATTGAAGAAATGGAGGAAAAGATCCGTGGCCTCATTAAAGGATTTTAA
- the hpt gene encoding hypoxanthine phosphoribosyltransferase produces the protein MEELKELLSPETIQKRVKELSETIEKDFLKEPLVLIGTLKGAFIFLSDLARKLKGKEVQIDFVRVKSYGLSDTSSGEVVITKDIELPIEGKNVIVVEDIVDTGLTLSFLLKHLSLHKPKALKVCALIDKKERRKVEVKVDYVGFTLERGFLVGYGLDYAEKYRHLPGIYEVIKR, from the coding sequence ATGGAAGAGTTAAAAGAGCTCCTTTCTCCTGAGACCATTCAAAAAAGGGTAAAAGAGCTTTCTGAAACTATTGAAAAAGATTTTTTAAAGGAGCCCCTTGTCTTGATAGGAACCCTTAAAGGAGCCTTCATCTTTCTATCCGACCTTGCCAGAAAGTTAAAAGGAAAAGAGGTGCAAATAGACTTTGTGCGAGTAAAAAGCTATGGGCTTTCAGACACATCCTCGGGTGAAGTAGTTATTACCAAAGATATAGAGCTTCCCATAGAGGGCAAAAATGTTATTGTTGTTGAGGATATAGTGGATACAGGGCTCACGCTAAGCTTTCTACTGAAGCATTTAAGTCTTCATAAACCCAAAGCTTTGAAAGTCTGCGCCCTGATTGACAAAAAGGAAAGACGCAAGGTTGAGGTAAAGGTTGATTATGTGGGTTTTACCTTGGAGAGAGGCTTTCTCGTGGGATATGGCCTTGATTACGCTGAAAAATACAGGCATCTTCCAGGAATTTATGAGGTTATTAAAAGATGA
- the gyrB gene encoding DNA topoisomerase (ATP-hydrolyzing) subunit B has product MERYEAESIKVLTGLEGVRVRPAMYIGSTDIYGFHHLLWEVLDNAVDEALAGYASEIKVSLNKDGSACVEDNGRGIPVDIHPEEGISALEIVMTRLHAGAKFDHGAYKVSGGLHGVGVSVVNALSEWLKAEVYRDGKIYFQSYKRGVPDGVVTTIGQTSKHGTKVCFKPDPEIFGSNLEFDLEIVSKRIKELAYLNPQVKFYLMDERIGYAEKFHYKGGIAELVKALNQKKEALHNKVITISGEKDNIVVEVALQYNSGYTETIYSYVNNIHTKEGGTHVVGFRAALTKAVNRYLDSEKLPKQFKIKVEGEDVREGLTAVISLKVPEPQFEGQTKMKLGNSEVKPLVESLVYEGLLKFFEENPGEAKKILQKVITSAKAREASRKAKELVRKKSEIEEFLTAGKLADCTERTPENRELFIVEGDSAGGSAKQARDRKFQAILPLRGKILNVEKANFEKMLASEEIKSLIASLGTGIGPDSFNADRCKYHKIILMTDADVDGAHIRTLLLTFFYRQMPEIIERGWLYIAQPPLYRVAEGKKETYIKNDEELDRYIFKRILGDLKVLVKKEGSPISEIKEPIKFFQNLSHLEKNLLNLTKKNYPPKVVLLLLKENIKALTDFESEEVVEKLSQSAKALNFKISRVKSSTYNPKYFEFYLYSQGDTYSFCKIGPELILEKDYREASRIFDTLRDYAGLDLEIKLKETQKVFSDFLLHLTEILTFLREEGRKGLYIQRYKGLGEMNSQQLWETTMDPQKRILKRVTIQDAEKADEMFSVLMGENVEPRKEFIYEHALEYRELDV; this is encoded by the coding sequence ATGGAAAGATATGAAGCTGAAAGTATAAAGGTTTTAACAGGCCTTGAAGGAGTTAGAGTCAGGCCTGCTATGTATATAGGTTCAACGGACATTTATGGGTTTCACCACCTTCTCTGGGAAGTGCTTGATAATGCTGTTGATGAAGCCTTAGCTGGATATGCTTCAGAAATAAAGGTAAGCCTTAACAAAGATGGGTCTGCCTGTGTAGAGGACAATGGAAGAGGGATCCCCGTTGATATCCATCCTGAAGAGGGTATCTCAGCCTTAGAAATAGTTATGACAAGGCTTCATGCTGGGGCTAAGTTTGACCACGGGGCCTACAAAGTTTCAGGTGGGCTTCACGGAGTAGGGGTTTCTGTTGTTAATGCCCTTTCCGAATGGTTAAAAGCCGAGGTCTATAGAGATGGAAAAATTTACTTTCAGAGTTACAAAAGAGGTGTCCCTGACGGAGTAGTTACAACCATTGGTCAGACCTCAAAGCACGGAACCAAGGTTTGCTTTAAACCAGATCCGGAGATCTTTGGAAGTAATCTTGAATTTGACTTAGAGATTGTCTCCAAAAGGATAAAAGAACTTGCTTATTTAAATCCCCAGGTAAAATTTTACCTCATGGATGAACGGATTGGGTATGCTGAAAAGTTTCACTATAAAGGGGGGATTGCAGAACTTGTCAAGGCACTAAATCAAAAAAAAGAAGCCCTTCACAATAAAGTTATTACCATCTCCGGGGAAAAGGACAATATTGTTGTTGAGGTTGCCCTTCAATATAACTCAGGATATACCGAAACCATTTACAGCTATGTAAATAACATTCATACCAAAGAAGGTGGAACCCATGTGGTTGGTTTTAGAGCTGCCCTTACTAAAGCTGTAAATAGATATCTTGACTCAGAAAAACTCCCTAAGCAATTCAAAATCAAAGTTGAGGGAGAAGATGTTCGTGAGGGCCTAACTGCAGTTATCTCCCTGAAAGTGCCAGAGCCTCAGTTTGAAGGACAGACCAAAATGAAATTAGGAAATAGCGAGGTCAAACCCCTTGTTGAATCCCTCGTTTATGAAGGACTCCTTAAATTTTTTGAAGAAAATCCAGGAGAGGCCAAAAAGATTCTTCAAAAGGTTATTACTTCTGCTAAGGCCAGAGAGGCCTCCCGTAAAGCCAAAGAACTTGTTAGAAAAAAGAGTGAGATTGAAGAATTTCTTACAGCTGGTAAACTGGCTGACTGCACTGAAAGGACCCCAGAAAACAGAGAACTTTTTATAGTTGAAGGAGACTCAGCTGGAGGCTCGGCCAAACAGGCAAGAGATAGAAAATTTCAGGCTATACTGCCTCTGCGAGGAAAAATCCTTAATGTGGAAAAGGCCAATTTTGAAAAGATGCTTGCCTCAGAGGAAATAAAAAGCCTCATTGCAAGCCTTGGAACAGGCATTGGCCCTGATAGCTTTAATGCAGATCGCTGTAAATATCATAAGATCATCCTTATGACCGATGCCGATGTAGATGGAGCTCATATTCGCACCCTGCTTTTGACTTTTTTCTATCGCCAGATGCCTGAAATTATTGAAAGGGGCTGGCTTTACATTGCTCAACCTCCTCTTTACAGAGTAGCCGAAGGAAAAAAAGAGACCTATATCAAAAATGACGAAGAACTGGATAGATATATTTTTAAAAGAATTCTGGGAGATTTGAAGGTTTTAGTCAAAAAGGAGGGAAGTCCTATCAGTGAAATCAAAGAGCCTATCAAATTTTTTCAAAATCTGTCCCATCTGGAAAAAAATCTCCTCAATCTTACCAAGAAAAATTATCCCCCCAAGGTGGTTTTACTGCTTCTCAAAGAAAACATAAAGGCCCTGACAGATTTTGAGTCTGAAGAAGTAGTTGAAAAACTTTCTCAATCTGCCAAGGCCTTAAACTTCAAAATTTCCAGGGTCAAAAGTAGCACCTATAATCCCAAATACTTTGAATTTTACCTTTATTCCCAGGGGGACACCTATAGCTTTTGTAAAATTGGGCCTGAATTAATTTTAGAGAAAGACTATAGAGAGGCCTCAAGAATATTTGATACTCTGAGAGATTACGCAGGGCTTGACCTTGAAATTAAATTAAAGGAGACCCAAAAAGTATTTTCTGACTTTCTCCTCCACTTAACGGAAATTCTTACCTTTTTACGGGAAGAAGGAAGAAAGGGGCTTTACATTCAGAGATATAAAGGCCTTGGGGAAATGAACTCTCAGCAACTCTGGGAAACCACCATGGATCCCCAAAAGAGAATCCTTAAAAGGGTAACTATTCAGGATGCAGAAAAGGCAGATGAGATGTTCTCTGTGCTTATGGGGGAAAATGTGGAGCCCCGTAAAGAATTTATCTATGAACATGCCTTGGAATATAGAGAGCTTGATGTATAA
- the dnaN gene encoding DNA polymerase III subunit beta, with the protein MQAKLDKSHLEKLLKRADGVADKKASMAVLSMALLNFEPEEKTLYITTTDLEQGFRGRVPADIEGERLSFCVPCRRFLEIIKDFPEEEVYLLKEDSRLIIRDEEEKELYELSVMDSEEFPSLPEFYEENLLEIPGKVLTELIRSTIFSASKDEARFVLGGIYLEPMREKGVLRAVASDGHRLALLDREVLGLDSSSLKEGFIISKKGADMMADLSEEELIVKFGFVNNYVVLFFSDGFFFTRTIEGSFPDYRAVIPQDFQNKLKIDRKLFLDACKRASNVISEKFKPIRLSLTSSEITISSPEGDTSRARIRLSAEYEGSPLTISFNAVYLISALENMKSEEVEVKINDERSPALITGFRDEGFLYLLMPMVI; encoded by the coding sequence ATGCAGGCTAAACTTGACAAATCGCACCTTGAAAAGCTTCTAAAAAGGGCAGATGGAGTAGCTGATAAAAAGGCCTCCATGGCTGTTCTCTCAATGGCTCTTCTCAACTTTGAACCAGAAGAAAAAACCCTCTATATCACTACAACTGACCTTGAACAGGGTTTCAGAGGAAGAGTGCCTGCAGATATTGAAGGAGAAAGGCTCTCCTTTTGCGTCCCCTGCCGAAGATTCCTTGAAATAATTAAAGACTTTCCTGAAGAGGAGGTCTATCTCCTTAAAGAGGACTCTCGTCTCATCATAAGAGATGAAGAAGAAAAGGAGCTCTACGAGCTTTCAGTCATGGATAGTGAAGAATTTCCAAGTCTCCCTGAATTTTATGAAGAAAATCTCCTTGAAATTCCTGGAAAGGTCCTAACTGAACTTATTAGAAGCACCATCTTTTCAGCCTCAAAGGATGAGGCCAGATTTGTCCTGGGAGGGATCTATCTTGAACCTATGCGAGAAAAAGGAGTTCTTCGGGCTGTTGCCTCAGACGGACACAGACTTGCCCTTTTGGACAGAGAGGTTCTCGGGCTTGATAGCTCCTCGCTTAAAGAAGGATTCATCATCAGCAAAAAAGGGGCTGATATGATGGCTGATCTTTCCGAGGAGGAGCTTATAGTCAAATTTGGCTTTGTTAATAACTATGTTGTGCTCTTTTTTAGCGATGGCTTTTTCTTTACCAGAACCATTGAAGGCTCCTTTCCAGATTATAGGGCGGTTATACCCCAGGATTTTCAAAATAAACTCAAAATTGATAGAAAACTCTTTCTGGATGCCTGCAAAAGAGCCTCCAATGTAATCTCTGAAAAATTCAAACCTATCCGCTTAAGTCTTACTTCTTCCGAAATCACCATCTCCTCCCCTGAGGGAGATACCTCCAGAGCAAGGATTAGGCTTAGTGCAGAATATGAAGGTTCTCCTTTAACTATAAGTTTCAATGCTGTCTATCTTATCTCAGCCTTGGAGAATATGAAGTCCGAAGAAGTTGAGGTAAAAATTAATGATGAGAGATCCCCTGCCCTGATAACAGGCTTTCGAGATGAGGGTTTCCTTTATCTTCTTATGCCTATGGTAATTTAG